A genomic stretch from Corynebacterium kutscheri includes:
- a CDS encoding ABC transporter ATP-binding protein, with protein sequence MSKDTNNFHTPSPDTQQANPRAHNAWLQWAVDIFLLDAYRVIFTHKGYHTFKKGLFWAGLIGVLEGIAIFTIIPAITSFISGEAVLGMQWIGWVVVLVGLAIIASVATYFQATASYLSAIDALFQLNIRLGNKITRIPLGLFTQALSTNLSQLMTSSMMNVGQGAAHFVGPIVRGLSTTVTMTILAFFWSWQLGLILLTTIPVMFLATTASRHFKARGENIVFPTSTAYADRILEFSATQPSLRSCGQASNYRPLLQAKETYLRAAHKDLWLGITANIIHGLSGQALSCALIIVSIFLGSTAILDPLAAVAFAGISLRFSTVLNELAEFAIAIEVSRKPVTEIQQILATPELPEATKRAVLNRPGEVVFNQVHFGYDPDYPVLKDIDFVIPPRSLTAIVGPSGSGKTTLFKLIARFWETTSGQITVGGVDVRDQPTEQLMEQLSMVFQDVYLYDTTLAENIRYGRADATDEEVRAADELAGVAEIAKRLPGGWQARVGEAGKRLSGGERQRVSVARALLKGAPIVLFDEATSALDAENEAHISQSIADLRARSTVLVIAHKLDTICNADQILVLDESGALTQVGTHDELIHSDGVYRRL encoded by the coding sequence ATGAGTAAAGATACTAATAACTTCCACACTCCGTCCCCGGATACCCAGCAAGCTAACCCTAGGGCGCATAATGCGTGGCTGCAATGGGCGGTAGATATTTTTCTTCTCGACGCATACCGGGTTATTTTTACTCATAAGGGCTACCACACGTTTAAAAAAGGCCTTTTCTGGGCAGGCCTGATTGGTGTTTTAGAAGGCATTGCTATTTTTACGATTATCCCAGCGATTACTTCTTTTATCAGTGGTGAGGCTGTTTTGGGGATGCAGTGGATAGGCTGGGTGGTAGTACTTGTTGGTCTTGCAATTATTGCTTCAGTAGCAACCTATTTTCAGGCCACGGCAAGCTATCTATCAGCTATTGATGCCTTATTCCAGTTAAATATTCGATTAGGCAATAAAATCACGCGCATTCCATTGGGACTTTTTACTCAAGCGCTCAGTACAAATCTTTCTCAATTAATGACCAGTTCTATGATGAATGTTGGTCAAGGTGCTGCGCATTTTGTCGGCCCAATTGTGCGTGGACTCAGTACCACAGTAACCATGACTATCCTTGCGTTTTTCTGGTCGTGGCAACTAGGTTTGATCCTTTTAACTACTATCCCGGTAATGTTCCTAGCAACTACAGCATCCAGGCATTTTAAAGCACGCGGCGAAAATATAGTTTTTCCCACTAGTACTGCTTATGCCGATCGGATCTTAGAGTTTAGTGCTACTCAGCCTTCGCTGCGTTCCTGTGGGCAGGCCAGTAATTATCGGCCGCTGCTTCAGGCTAAGGAAACTTATCTTCGTGCTGCGCATAAAGATCTTTGGTTAGGTATTACAGCTAATATTATTCACGGGTTAAGTGGGCAAGCACTGAGCTGCGCTTTGATTATTGTGTCGATTTTCCTTGGCTCTACTGCCATCTTGGATCCGCTAGCAGCTGTTGCTTTTGCTGGGATATCGCTGCGCTTTTCGACGGTTCTTAACGAACTTGCTGAATTTGCGATCGCCATTGAGGTCTCACGTAAGCCGGTTACCGAAATCCAGCAGATTTTAGCTACTCCAGAGCTTCCGGAAGCAACTAAGCGCGCTGTGTTAAATCGACCTGGCGAAGTGGTATTTAATCAGGTTCATTTTGGCTACGATCCTGATTATCCGGTATTGAAAGATATTGATTTTGTTATTCCTCCGCGCAGTTTAACAGCTATTGTTGGTCCTTCAGGTAGTGGTAAAACCACTCTGTTTAAATTGATTGCACGTTTCTGGGAGACAACGAGTGGTCAGATTACAGTAGGTGGGGTTGATGTGCGTGATCAGCCTACCGAGCAGCTCATGGAGCAACTATCCATGGTGTTCCAGGATGTATATCTTTATGACACAACTTTGGCGGAAAATATTCGCTATGGGCGCGCGGATGCTACTGATGAAGAGGTTCGAGCAGCTGATGAGCTCGCGGGGGTTGCTGAGATTGCCAAGCGTCTGCCTGGTGGCTGGCAGGCACGTGTTGGTGAAGCTGGAAAGCGTCTTTCTGGCGGTGAGCGTCAGCGTGTTTCTGTAGCACGGGCATTATTAAAAGGTGCACCAATTGTGCTTTTTGATGAGGCTACTTCGGCTCTGGATGCAGAAAATGAAGCCCATATTTCGCAGTCTATTGCTGATCTTCGTGCGCGTTCTACGGTGTTAGTTATTGCGCATAAGCTAGATACTATTTGTAATGCTGATCAGATTTTGGTGTTGGATGAAAGCGGTGCCTTAACGCAGGTGGGTACTCATGATGAGCTTATTCATTCTGATGGTGTCTATCGAAGGTTGTGA
- a CDS encoding class C sortase codes for MTTVTAQPENPIEDSPTESKKWVFSWLACFACVTAVAALLVGLYPATASWFSAREQARIVDSYGSQIENAKPRSSSELMALAHEYNAQLSAGASLDAWANIPRGTGMVEDVVPYKDQLRFDGSDVMSRIRIPKINVDLPIYHGTDDETLLKGAGHLEGTSLPVGGLGTHSVITAHRGLAEATMFTNLNKVGVGDRFTVETLGEVMTYEIRDTKVVSPENTEFLRANADQDLVTLVTCTPLGINTHRILVTAERVTPTPQADIEAARAKAEVGFPYSLLGLGIGIIIIGILFWRSGYLAVKKPHTDDE; via the coding sequence ATGACAACAGTGACCGCTCAGCCAGAAAATCCAATTGAGGATTCTCCAACCGAATCAAAGAAATGGGTCTTCTCCTGGCTTGCATGTTTTGCTTGCGTAACGGCTGTGGCGGCACTTCTTGTCGGTCTCTACCCCGCCACCGCGTCGTGGTTTTCCGCACGTGAACAGGCGCGAATTGTAGATAGCTATGGTTCCCAAATTGAGAATGCAAAGCCGCGTAGTTCTAGTGAGCTCATGGCTTTGGCACATGAGTACAATGCGCAGCTAAGCGCAGGTGCTTCGTTAGACGCGTGGGCTAATATCCCACGCGGTACCGGCATGGTAGAAGATGTAGTCCCGTACAAAGACCAGTTGCGTTTTGACGGCTCAGATGTCATGTCACGTATCCGCATTCCAAAAATTAATGTGGATCTGCCTATTTATCACGGTACTGATGATGAAACTCTGCTCAAAGGTGCCGGCCACTTGGAAGGAACTTCTCTTCCAGTCGGTGGCTTAGGAACACACTCGGTGATTACCGCTCACCGTGGACTAGCAGAGGCAACCATGTTTACCAACTTAAATAAAGTTGGAGTCGGAGACCGCTTTACCGTCGAGACTCTCGGGGAAGTAATGACCTACGAGATTCGCGACACCAAAGTGGTTAGCCCGGAAAACACTGAATTTTTAAGAGCCAACGCAGACCAGGATTTGGTTACTTTGGTGACATGTACCCCCTTGGGTATTAACACACACCGCATTTTGGTTACCGCAGAGCGAGTAACACCAACACCACAAGCAGACATTGAAGCTGCCCGTGCAAAAGCCGAAGTTGGTTTCCCTTATTCCCTCCTAGGCTTAGGAATCGGCATCATCATCATCGGAATCCTATTCTGGCGTTCCGGCTATCTCGCCGTTAAAAAACCACACACCGATGATGAATAG
- a CDS encoding SpaH/EbpB family LPXTG-anchored major pilin codes for MRADKTSIGRRVIASLGVVALLASGSFAPVSAEESLGGAGAAQNNQAAAVYFGNVDKTKKGSVTIHKHEHQDGSKPAVVGNHRTGEYTGTPAEGIDGVKFTYFKLGLDLSTQAGWDALQNYGTPPNACTGDDLSAEVKQKFPQATKVGTVTTANGGKADVTGLDVDAYLFCETDAPADVVDRAAPFIVTIPFPDTAENQQNLPTPTNAWLYDVHVFPKNGKTKLGKTVEQQEQHGLSIGSEVRFPVTAQVPRIADGNVFKHFYIVDPMDPRFAQDSLGVESVTLNNLPLTLDTDYKVTVTGSLVTVSFTQSGLTKLKLNPGTEVKAIFKGKLERLDHAGLDAGKIKNRAYVYSDTEPKPGDDNPPAEPPTTPPTTPPLTPPPGPTPPGGTPEVNTFWGDLTLKKVDAGDSDTPLEGAKFKVYPAADPYPATADQCSKDYGNNSAIKKAGTTGEDLEAISDKDGKVEFKGLFVSDDQNDPKSKEFRCYVVVETEAPAGFVTPQGENAKFAVAVKIGKNAEGSYDLTVKNNKRDTPDLPLTGGQGVALMLIAGGILMIIAVGSGFVFVRRMRG; via the coding sequence ATGCGTGCTGATAAGACGTCTATTGGCCGCCGGGTTATTGCGAGCCTTGGTGTTGTAGCTTTGCTGGCGAGCGGCTCGTTTGCTCCCGTTTCTGCGGAAGAATCACTCGGCGGAGCTGGTGCTGCGCAGAACAACCAGGCAGCTGCTGTTTATTTTGGCAATGTTGATAAGACTAAAAAAGGATCTGTAACGATCCATAAGCATGAGCACCAAGATGGTAGTAAGCCTGCTGTTGTGGGTAATCACCGTACCGGTGAGTACACCGGTACTCCTGCTGAGGGTATTGATGGTGTCAAATTTACCTATTTCAAGCTTGGTCTTGATCTAAGTACACAAGCAGGTTGGGATGCACTCCAAAACTATGGGACTCCTCCTAACGCATGTACCGGTGATGATCTCTCTGCTGAGGTTAAGCAAAAGTTTCCTCAGGCCACTAAAGTTGGAACAGTAACTACCGCTAATGGTGGTAAAGCTGATGTGACTGGTCTAGATGTTGACGCATATCTCTTCTGTGAAACTGATGCACCAGCTGACGTTGTTGACCGTGCAGCACCATTCATCGTTACTATTCCTTTCCCTGATACTGCGGAAAATCAGCAAAATCTTCCTACACCAACAAATGCTTGGCTCTATGATGTTCACGTCTTCCCTAAGAACGGTAAGACCAAACTAGGCAAGACTGTTGAACAGCAAGAACAGCATGGCTTGAGCATTGGTTCTGAAGTTCGCTTCCCAGTGACAGCTCAGGTACCTCGTATTGCTGACGGCAATGTATTTAAGCACTTCTACATTGTTGATCCTATGGATCCACGTTTTGCTCAGGATTCTCTTGGCGTTGAGTCCGTAACTCTTAACAATCTGCCTTTGACCCTGGATACCGATTACAAAGTTACTGTTACCGGTAGCCTTGTTACTGTCTCCTTTACTCAATCGGGACTCACCAAGCTTAAGCTTAATCCTGGCACGGAAGTTAAGGCTATCTTCAAGGGCAAGCTGGAAAGGCTTGATCATGCCGGACTTGATGCCGGAAAGATTAAGAACCGTGCCTACGTTTACTCTGATACCGAGCCAAAACCAGGCGACGATAACCCACCAGCAGAGCCTCCTACCACTCCACCAACCACCCCACCACTGACTCCTCCTCCAGGACCTACCCCTCCAGGTGGCACCCCTGAGGTCAACACTTTCTGGGGCGATTTGACCCTGAAGAAGGTTGATGCTGGAGATAGTGATACTCCACTAGAGGGTGCAAAGTTCAAGGTTTATCCTGCGGCTGATCCTTACCCAGCCACTGCTGATCAGTGTTCTAAGGACTATGGTAATAACTCTGCCATTAAGAAGGCTGGTACTACGGGTGAAGATCTAGAAGCAATTTCTGATAAAGACGGCAAGGTTGAATTCAAGGGTCTATTCGTTTCTGATGATCAGAATGATCCAAAGTCGAAAGAATTCCGTTGCTACGTGGTCGTAGAAACTGAAGCTCCTGCTGGCTTCGTTACCCCGCAGGGTGAGAACGCTAAGTTCGCTGTTGCTGTGAAGATCGGCAAGAACGCAGAAGGCAGCTACGACTTGACTGTAAAGAACAACAAGCGCGACACCCCTGATCTACCTCTTACCGGTGGCCAAGGCGTTGCTCTTATGCTTATCGCTGGTGGTATCCTTATGATCATCGCCGTTGGTTCAGGCTTCGTATTCGTTCGTCGTATGCGCGGCTAG
- a CDS encoding HtaA domain-containing protein gives MKSQRFRHMLTTTVACATLMSLITPRAFAEPAAEVSRNIDTVQSIDTEKDFTVTEEVTTDTHTVDQADSKNITDTSKDLDKEDLAKDIKDAADTAATTGEKTSAPKSPEAEKPAKAEEKKSPEAEKPAKAEEKKSADKKSTENALTWGVRSSFNNYTGGPTKVFDGAEQNEQKNQFTFQLYSVTYDKDKEKLEAKFKGGVHYQKYCTDNTNHTGCELDLKIENPRIVMSKEGSHVFAKVSSKKYKSAETYTNEGTDDTKPLATLYTANARFEEKDGKVIWSEIPALLTKDGSEMFSEFYPVNSALDSLTFSFEKSKLNGSSGDYKRLSTDNAKYVVAAEKFDNDVKYEQHRELFKFKDHVIVATSDHRFTPEKNPGFALLDRDLNQKASKNLRLNNYGAVAFDEANGDLYYVAKKEPEGNGGNRNLPANDDRKVLHKLHVDVKDGFKEASVVHTFADEITALGYNPYTKQVVVVTEKQTAIVNQASISPINLPEQSELAKQGDFTNPENLYGEVTDSNPEVNELLPMKDGSFVLNGDLSRAKKGEQKYYGLMVSINPKDTKNPAKLLKDSATESADIDSSAAHTNGETIIRYNKNVSEEYAVAQSFKFNNGSLAKESAGVVKGKDADIKNWGNAFVLEDGIVMALDAKDGMIKHVDAKLFKTISDEKQDEYGRKFEPIALPKGAKTGSHQHGAILQLDKGTFYVPSYEDVKGESEETYVLRKIYDPKFTPKPHEQEREFPNFDEDKDNGDNNNNDGRDGNNHNNDAGSALSKTWATILGVLGALGGILGIFGVANHFFGDHIRHLIDQFRR, from the coding sequence TTGAAGAGTCAACGTTTTCGTCACATGCTGACAACAACGGTAGCGTGTGCAACTCTTATGTCTCTTATAACTCCTCGTGCTTTTGCAGAACCAGCAGCAGAGGTTTCTCGGAATATTGATACTGTTCAGAGCATCGACACGGAAAAAGACTTTACGGTTACCGAAGAGGTAACCACAGATACCCATACTGTTGATCAGGCTGATTCGAAAAATATCACCGATACCTCAAAAGACCTTGATAAAGAAGACCTCGCTAAAGACATTAAGGATGCAGCAGACACTGCAGCCACTACCGGTGAGAAGACCTCAGCTCCTAAGAGTCCTGAGGCTGAAAAACCTGCTAAAGCTGAGGAAAAGAAGAGTCCTGAGGCTGAAAAACCTGCTAAAGCTGAGGAAAAGAAGAGTGCGGATAAGAAGAGCACTGAAAACGCCTTAACCTGGGGTGTACGCTCTTCTTTCAACAATTACACCGGTGGCCCTACCAAGGTGTTTGACGGTGCTGAGCAAAATGAGCAGAAGAACCAGTTCACTTTCCAGCTATATTCTGTTACTTACGATAAAGATAAAGAAAAGCTTGAAGCGAAGTTTAAGGGCGGTGTGCACTATCAAAAGTATTGCACTGATAACACCAACCACACTGGTTGTGAGCTGGATCTAAAGATTGAGAACCCACGGATCGTTATGAGCAAAGAGGGCTCTCATGTATTCGCTAAAGTTTCTTCGAAGAAGTATAAGTCTGCTGAAACTTATACCAATGAGGGTACCGACGATACTAAGCCCTTAGCGACGTTGTACACAGCTAATGCACGTTTTGAAGAAAAAGACGGCAAAGTCATTTGGTCGGAGATCCCAGCGCTGCTTACTAAAGACGGTAGCGAAATGTTCTCCGAATTCTATCCTGTTAACAGTGCGCTTGATTCGTTGACCTTTAGCTTTGAGAAGTCAAAACTTAATGGTTCCAGTGGGGACTATAAGCGTTTGTCCACGGATAACGCTAAGTATGTTGTGGCTGCAGAAAAGTTTGACAATGACGTTAAATATGAACAGCACCGTGAGTTGTTTAAATTTAAGGATCATGTCATTGTCGCAACCTCTGATCACCGTTTTACCCCTGAGAAGAACCCTGGCTTTGCACTTCTTGATCGTGACCTTAACCAGAAAGCCTCAAAGAACTTGAGGCTAAACAATTATGGTGCGGTTGCCTTCGATGAAGCTAATGGTGATCTTTACTATGTTGCGAAAAAAGAACCTGAGGGCAATGGTGGAAACCGGAATCTCCCAGCAAATGATGATCGAAAAGTTCTTCATAAGCTTCACGTAGATGTTAAAGATGGTTTCAAAGAAGCTAGCGTAGTTCATACGTTTGCTGATGAGATTACAGCTCTTGGATATAACCCATATACCAAGCAGGTTGTAGTGGTAACTGAAAAGCAAACAGCTATTGTCAACCAAGCTTCTATTTCTCCGATCAACCTGCCTGAGCAAAGTGAGCTAGCGAAACAGGGTGATTTTACTAATCCTGAGAACCTTTATGGTGAAGTGACAGATAGCAACCCAGAAGTTAATGAGCTTCTACCTATGAAGGATGGTTCTTTCGTTCTTAACGGTGATCTAAGCCGAGCTAAAAAAGGTGAGCAAAAATATTATGGTCTGATGGTGTCCATCAATCCTAAGGACACCAAGAATCCCGCTAAGCTTTTGAAGGATTCGGCAACCGAGTCAGCAGATATTGATTCTAGTGCTGCTCATACAAATGGTGAGACCATTATTCGCTACAACAAGAACGTGTCTGAAGAATACGCGGTCGCACAGTCCTTCAAGTTCAATAATGGCTCTTTGGCCAAGGAAAGTGCTGGCGTTGTTAAGGGTAAAGATGCCGATATCAAGAACTGGGGCAATGCTTTTGTCCTAGAAGATGGCATTGTTATGGCACTTGATGCTAAAGACGGCATGATCAAGCATGTCGATGCAAAGCTGTTCAAGACCATCTCGGATGAGAAACAAGATGAGTATGGTCGGAAGTTTGAGCCGATTGCCCTTCCTAAGGGGGCGAAGACTGGTTCTCATCAGCATGGTGCAATTTTGCAGCTTGATAAAGGAACTTTCTATGTTCCTTCCTATGAGGATGTAAAAGGTGAATCTGAGGAGACGTATGTTCTCCGCAAGATTTATGATCCGAAGTTTACTCCTAAGCCTCATGAGCAGGAGCGTGAGTTCCCTAATTTTGATGAGGATAAGGACAATGGCGATAACAATAATAACGATGGTCGCGACGGTAATAACCACAACAATGATGCCGGTAGTGCTCTTTCTAAGACCTGGGCGACCATTCTTGGTGTTCTCGGTGCGCTTGGTGGCATTTTAGGTATTTTTGGGGTGGCCAACCATTTCTTTGGTGATCATATCCGTCATCTCATTGATCAGTTCCGTCGCTAA
- a CDS encoding DUF5979 domain-containing protein — MSKGVVKNPWLVVLFVLLLVASSIPLVTHYAPTVLGQEKCAGGNWSNLQWRKNSPNIHDGKYVGPSGYAEVEFDWTAKKEAEAGSKFEFDLPKELKGVDTGLVVLKDNKGEIVATGQWDNEKKKFVVTLTDFQDRHFDVHGKVFLSVAWNTSDNFNGQLRFNGCGNDTLNGQFEKREGGLFHDDSKIGEYRGYDKKNGNYIIQWSVGINPKKHKDIPVTVTDIAPVGWDFTCDGNDNDGYAPVYVSSFIQGQDNKPKQIRHAIYDRDGSPSGGTRTGFTNVTHLEDFRDGHNYTINCDKKQVSVSFPRGLDEQSGPILTLTAVTKTKPAPGSIVTNKAKIDTVEVEGQVRFPNSGGQGFGRKGGFTVEKSVVGTPQDKAKDYTFTYECKDPQGNSKKNGSLTLKHEDLMHIDDLDKGWTCVVKENISEAQKDGRKLTVSWVAYGKNKDVKSIGSASMIDFVVDEKFAEAIHVVVTNKFEEPTGSFTLGKTAIVTDDTTSEEFRNKIKDKKFKLDYVCTPPNVDGREAEKRRGTVELANGQISSLISGLPIGTKCTVTENKTDINVEGYNYEKLEWQVNSETNSRTQDKDGYTFTVTEAKFIGTFGAVNTYKPVEPKPEPETGGFTILKQTLRSDRTVNLELSSKEFTFNWECTPHNQQGDKKSGSFKLKDKGVHKQENIPLGSTCVITEDEDSAKLDGYTHELSVNDEKVKKEGNRLTFKVDSKVTVGITAVNRYTPEKKPETSNFRISKYAAGFNSDGTWINDKKITDHEFKFTWECIPPKEHGNKQTGEFKVKDTSSFKSPDFPLGTTCTVIEDAESAKLDGYTHELVVDDDKIQQDGTKLTFTIDSQRMVSINAHNKYTPVKKPEPEKGKFKVTKTTTLIHEDNTASFDEKLSAHEFKFTWECTPPEGQGDKQTGDFMVKHKGEFESQEFPVGTSCTVTETEESAKVNGFTHELRVDGEKVKQEGNRFSFTIGSETLLTIQARNEYTPVKKPGPELGQFTLVKEVKDADARAQLKGKKFTFEWECITDDGEPSKTGRVELGNGQGSLISGLPLNSSCTIKETGVEKLDGYTHTLKWLINGEPKSEDPIKVTPRKQSDDPLIVTAINEYTPVVPPVPPTTETTTTTEPAPTTSSTTMTTEPAPTTATTTTTEPAPTTSSTTTTTEPVPTTSTTQPVPTTSSSTPTTTTTTSSEPIVPTTTHQVPPIIPIPIPIPIPPAPQPVPPVTTQVTPPVPSTPVTQSSTPAPSGKTQPGTGRSGLANTGASVNLIALLALLLAMIGGLIVFYTRGRRRS, encoded by the coding sequence ATGTCTAAGGGTGTTGTAAAGAATCCTTGGTTGGTGGTGCTTTTTGTGTTGCTTCTTGTAGCAAGCTCTATTCCTCTTGTCACCCACTACGCACCTACCGTCTTAGGGCAAGAAAAATGTGCTGGCGGTAACTGGTCAAATCTTCAATGGAGGAAAAACAGCCCTAACATTCATGATGGTAAATATGTAGGCCCTAGTGGGTATGCTGAAGTTGAATTCGACTGGACAGCGAAAAAAGAAGCTGAAGCTGGAAGTAAATTTGAATTCGACCTACCTAAAGAACTTAAAGGTGTCGATACAGGTCTCGTTGTTCTTAAAGACAACAAAGGTGAAATCGTTGCTACTGGTCAATGGGATAATGAAAAAAAGAAATTTGTTGTCACCTTAACCGATTTCCAGGATCGTCACTTCGATGTTCACGGTAAAGTGTTTCTCTCTGTCGCATGGAATACCAGCGACAATTTTAATGGCCAATTACGTTTCAATGGTTGCGGTAATGACACATTAAACGGACAATTTGAAAAACGCGAAGGTGGCTTATTTCATGATGATTCTAAGATTGGCGAATATCGTGGTTACGATAAGAAAAATGGTAACTATATCATCCAGTGGTCGGTAGGTATTAATCCTAAAAAACATAAAGACATACCGGTAACTGTTACGGATATCGCCCCAGTTGGTTGGGATTTTACTTGTGATGGTAATGATAACGACGGTTATGCTCCGGTATACGTTTCATCTTTTATTCAGGGGCAGGACAATAAACCGAAACAAATTCGTCACGCAATCTATGATCGAGACGGATCCCCCAGTGGAGGAACACGAACCGGTTTTACTAACGTAACTCATCTTGAAGATTTCCGAGATGGACACAATTACACCATCAACTGCGACAAAAAGCAGGTATCTGTCAGCTTTCCTCGGGGGCTCGACGAACAAAGTGGTCCTATATTAACGCTTACGGCTGTTACAAAAACCAAGCCTGCTCCAGGTAGCATCGTGACAAACAAAGCCAAGATTGACACTGTTGAGGTTGAAGGTCAGGTTCGCTTCCCAAACTCCGGTGGTCAAGGATTCGGTCGTAAGGGTGGTTTTACTGTTGAAAAAAGTGTCGTAGGAACTCCACAGGACAAAGCCAAGGACTACACATTCACTTATGAGTGTAAAGATCCTCAAGGCAATTCTAAGAAAAATGGTTCTTTGACACTCAAGCATGAAGATCTCATGCACATCGACGACCTAGATAAAGGCTGGACATGCGTTGTTAAAGAAAATATATCCGAAGCACAAAAAGATGGAAGAAAACTCACCGTATCCTGGGTAGCTTACGGAAAAAATAAGGACGTTAAGAGCATCGGCTCTGCTTCTATGATTGATTTCGTCGTTGATGAAAAATTTGCAGAAGCTATCCATGTTGTTGTTACCAACAAGTTTGAAGAACCAACCGGAAGCTTTACGCTGGGTAAGACAGCAATCGTTACTGATGATACTACATCTGAAGAATTCCGTAACAAGATTAAAGACAAAAAGTTCAAGCTTGATTACGTTTGTACTCCTCCTAACGTCGACGGGCGAGAAGCAGAAAAGAGACGCGGAACAGTTGAACTTGCAAATGGACAAATCAGTTCCCTCATCTCTGGATTACCTATTGGTACCAAGTGCACAGTAACTGAAAACAAAACTGACATAAATGTTGAAGGCTATAACTACGAAAAATTAGAATGGCAAGTAAACAGCGAAACTAATAGCCGGACTCAAGACAAAGATGGCTATACGTTTACCGTTACTGAGGCCAAATTTATTGGTACTTTTGGTGCTGTTAATACATATAAGCCTGTTGAGCCAAAGCCTGAACCTGAAACTGGTGGCTTTACTATTCTCAAGCAGACTTTGCGCAGTGATAGAACAGTAAATCTAGAACTCAGTTCAAAAGAATTTACGTTTAACTGGGAGTGCACTCCACACAACCAGCAAGGGGACAAAAAATCTGGTTCCTTTAAACTCAAAGACAAGGGAGTTCATAAGCAAGAGAATATTCCTTTAGGTTCTACTTGCGTTATTACTGAGGACGAAGACTCTGCCAAGCTTGATGGGTATACTCATGAGCTCAGTGTGAATGACGAGAAAGTTAAAAAAGAAGGAAATAGATTAACTTTCAAGGTTGATTCCAAAGTTACTGTAGGTATCACTGCAGTCAATCGGTACACCCCAGAGAAGAAGCCTGAAACCAGTAACTTCAGGATTTCCAAGTACGCTGCAGGTTTCAACAGCGATGGTACTTGGATTAACGATAAAAAAATCACTGATCACGAATTCAAATTCACCTGGGAGTGCATTCCGCCAAAAGAACACGGGAACAAGCAAACCGGTGAGTTTAAGGTTAAAGACACAAGCTCCTTTAAGAGTCCAGACTTTCCTCTAGGTACCACTTGTACCGTTATCGAGGATGCAGAATCTGCCAAGCTTGATGGATACACGCATGAACTTGTTGTTGATGACGATAAAATCCAGCAAGACGGGACTAAACTTACCTTTACTATTGATTCTCAGCGGATGGTGAGCATTAATGCACACAACAAGTACACCCCAGTCAAGAAGCCTGAGCCTGAAAAGGGTAAGTTTAAGGTCACCAAGACCACTACACTTATCCATGAAGACAACACAGCTAGCTTTGATGAAAAGCTGAGTGCGCATGAATTCAAGTTCACCTGGGAATGCACCCCACCAGAAGGCCAAGGAGATAAACAAACTGGTGACTTCATGGTCAAGCACAAGGGTGAATTTGAAAGTCAAGAGTTTCCAGTAGGAACCAGCTGTACTGTTACCGAGACGGAAGAATCGGCCAAGGTTAATGGATTTACCCATGAACTTCGCGTTGATGGAGAAAAAGTAAAACAAGAGGGGAACAGGTTTAGTTTCACTATTGGTTCTGAAACTCTGTTAACTATTCAGGCACGAAATGAATACACTCCAGTTAAAAAGCCTGGACCTGAGTTGGGTCAGTTTACACTGGTTAAAGAAGTGAAAGATGCTGATGCGCGAGCTCAACTAAAAGGTAAGAAGTTTACTTTCGAATGGGAGTGCATTACTGATGACGGTGAGCCTTCCAAGACGGGTCGAGTAGAACTCGGTAATGGTCAAGGTTCTCTTATTAGCGGTCTGCCACTGAATTCATCCTGCACGATCAAAGAAACCGGTGTTGAGAAACTAGATGGTTACACTCATACTTTGAAGTGGTTAATCAATGGTGAACCAAAGTCTGAGGATCCGATTAAGGTAACACCACGTAAGCAGTCTGATGATCCTTTGATTGTTACTGCGATAAATGAGTACACCCCTGTTGTTCCTCCAGTTCCACCGACAACGGAGACGACTACAACAACGGAACCTGCTCCAACGACGTCGTCGACAACAATGACCACCGAGCCTGCTCCTACGACTGCGACAACGACAACTACAGAGCCAGCTCCGACTACGTCGTCTACAACAACGACCACGGAACCTGTTCCTACCACCTCGACTACGCAACCGGTGCCAACCACATCGTCGTCAACACCAACGACTACGACTACCACGTCGTCGGAGCCTATTGTGCCAACTACGACGCATCAGGTTCCACCGATCATTCCAATCCCTATCCCGATACCAATCCCACCGGCACCACAACCTGTTCCACCGGTAACAACCCAGGTGACACCACCTGTACCATCAACACCTGTGACACAATCATCTACACCTGCACCATCAGGTAAGACTCAACCAGGTACAGGTAGAAGTGGTCTTGCTAATACCGGTGCCTCAGTGAACCTGATAGCACTGTTAGCACTACTTCTAGCCATGATTGGTGGTCTTATCGTCTTCTACACACGTGGTAGGAGAAGAAGCTAA